The Medicago truncatula cultivar Jemalong A17 chromosome 7, MtrunA17r5.0-ANR, whole genome shotgun sequence genome includes the window CTTTCTCAAACTCAGATGACATAATAAAGGAGCCGCCAATGACAAGATCAGGCCTAATGATCCACAAAAATGGTTTCTTGCTATTGGCCAAACCCCAAGCAAACTCTAATAGTTGCTCTTGAGTCATAACTGTAATGCTGCCAAAACTCACATAAACAACAGACTCAAGTCCCTTTGATTCAAGCCATTCAAGACACTTGGTATCTTCTTTCCAAAGATTGGAACCTAAAGATGCCAAGTGATTATGTGAAGTTTGATTTAGTAGTGAAGGTAATGGTCCAATGGTATATAATGAAGGGAACACAGAATATAGCGCATTCATTACATCACTCTCAAGTTCATCATAAGTGTTAAAGATAATAGCAGAGGCTTTGTGTAAGCTATCCCCCACTTCAATGACAAATTCTAAAATGGGATCTTTTCGATCTTCAACCCTTATTATGTCAGGCAGATCCTTCAGTCGAAAGTTCTGCAATCCTGGAATACAGTCTACTCTGGCGTCAGAAACTCTCATATGCTTGTCATAATTATAGAAGAAGTCAATAGCTTGCTAGGAATACACTCTCAACGCTTTCTAACACACTTTTTTCACTGGTTTACATTTATGAGTTTCGTTAAATTATGTGGGACTCATGAATGTTAATCAGAAAGAGTGCGTTGAAAAGTGTTTGACAAAGagtttgttactaatattattcatataCACAGACAAAAAGAGAAAGAGGCAAGAGATCAAGTTAACTCAAAATTAATATTGAGTGCATAGAGTCGCCGCTTATAAATGACTCATTTCgatattaaattttatcaatCCAACCGTCGAATTAAAAGTTCTCATTAAGTATATCAACTCGACAAATTGCTATAAGGTCTTCAAACTAAATTATACTTTATGAAACAAATTCAAACGAACATACTCTCATATTACATAGCCACGAATGTTATATttatgagagaaagagagagagatcgCAAATTattacctttgagcggtattaGACCTTTGTCAAATATTGTACGAAAGTGGAAAGTAGTTAAGAAGTTACATGCACTGGCTGGTGAAAAGAGAAGGATTGGGAGTGCATTCTCTTCAGCAACTTGTATGGTAAATGGCATGTAAAAATCAGCTACTAAGCAAGTAACTGGTGGAATAAGACCAGCATCGGCAGAGTCATGAATTCGACGAAGAAGTTCACCAAAGGGTTGAATGAAGTTCTTTCCAACTGATTGACAAAGAGATGCCAAGTCTTGACTAACATCACCATTACCTTCCATTGGAGTTAGACCATCTTGGATAGTCTCAAAGACAAAATCAGTGAAACCATCAAGAGAATTAGAACCTCTTGATTTAAGCAAACGGTTGTGATTGTATTCGGTATTGACAAAGGTTATGTGAAAGCCTTTAAGGTGAAGAAGTTTTGCTAGTTTTAACAATGGATTTATATGACCTTGAAGTGGATATGGAATCAACACAGCATGTGGCTTTTTATCAACAAAGTAACTCATCTTTGATGAAACTTAAGTTGCTATATATTTGCTTGAAAAACAAGGGATCAAAGCCTTTgcttttatagaaaaaatacaattttaaaatagttaaggtaaaaaaataaaaataaaaataaaaatccaaagaAACGAAGAACATGctgaaataatattaaaattaaagctGGCTTTGAATGACTTTTTCTGTTTATTAAAAAAGCTCAACCTTATAATATTCCTCTCTCTCAAACTCGTTTAGCACActttaataaatatttgattGCATCTTTAAATGCAAAgtgttcacaaaaaaaattattgtacgGAAATCAATATAAAATATGCTATGCCAGTGGTGATCACAAAAACAAGGTTGTGGCTTTAACTTCAAATGTTAAAAGATGATTAATTAATTGGTTGAACTCATTTGAAAGGAGATTCTTCAAACCaagtaaatattattaaaaaaaatactgagACAAACCCCAAAACCAGTACATGGAAAACATACTATGTGAAGAGTCCTCCAAATGGTTAATCTATAGCTATAAAAGGTAAAAGGTAATTGAGAATTGGTTAATCTCTCAAAGTAGCTATGATCTGTCATtcatttcttcttgttttttttttttaaattacatttcTCTTtgtgtaatatattttattgtgtTAATCTATATAAATATGTCATGCTACtagtttcctaaaaaaaatggcatGCTACTAGTGGTGACaagacaaaaaaacaaagaaataagtTTTAATGTATCTAACAACACCATCCCCAACATGGTGCACGTTCACTCTACAGAGGAGATCCACATgggtatatatgcatttgttgtaAATTTGTTAGCTAGCATTAGGCATagtctttaaaaaaagaaaatgaatagtgtttttttatttataaaaatacatttacCAAGACCTTCAATTTAAAGGATCTTGCTTGTCGTCACTAGAGTCGGCCCAAGGACAAGACTACTCAAGTCAATCGTATTAGGCCTCacaaaatattacatttttttttctgacaaaaaaatatctaacaaTCACTTGATAAAAAGATCCATATTCTACTATTGATAATAATTTACTTGATAAAAATGTCTCATATTCTACTACAACTAGAATAATGATGTATGTGTCAAGCATGAGGAATTAaggtatttataaaattttaataaaaatagtttttttaaattaaattaaaatttaatttattcaacTATACTTCACCACCGCTCACTACCACCCTCGCAAAACGATGAGTAGGTCTGGTACCACATTCATATAGGTCTTAGGTCTGAGTCCATATGCataaaaattgatgatgatttgtaTTTGGTGAATAAGTGTAATTGTGTGAGACGATGAAGgtgattatcttttttttttgaaagaatgatgAAGGTGATTATCTATTAATGTTCTTATGTAGTTGTTGGTCACAATATGTGTTTTGACTATTTTGGAATCGAATTGTGACATTGTGTTTGTGAAGATTTTGGTTCCTATGttgtaatgatatttttttactaatgtGGATTGAGTTGATATAGTTTATTCTTCAAGGTTCTAAATATTATGTTTGGTATGTGATACAACATTGACTTAATTGCTTACGTGTTcttctcatttattttatactattaCATGTTCTCGAAACTTACTCTTCGTTGTTTGTGTTTGCTGGCTTGGCTCTACGGTTGCGAAATCATAATTCTATAGGTTATGAGTCATGGAGTCAAGTACATGCCCTCGATGAAGATTTGTCTGGTGCCGTCTGTTATTTTGGGAAAAAGTACCGCTCTGATAGTGACATAGGAAAAGGGATTTGCTTACTTATTTAGTTTTGTACAAGATAACCATTATCTATGATGTAAAAGAAAGTATTTTCAAAAGCAAAAGATTTGATGTTAATAGTATTACAATTTTCAAAGAAGTAAAATGTGAATTATGACATTATGAGTCAATATGGTATATCCTAAATCTTGTGGAAGAATTcatatattaatagaaaaaatttatttgacattttccGCTACGAATCAAACTCTTTTTtcaaatgaataataataataataataataataataataataataatttttggaATTTAGGGTGTCACACTTGGTGTTGGTGTTGTTAAGATTCATGTTTCTTTGAATATTTGTGCATCTGTAATATCATGTTCTACATAACACTTGAAGAAAGCATGTTAGAAAGCAACACATATCAAATTCACCCTGATATCTTTAATTTAATGaagtttgttatcattaaaacataaaaagaattTTGTGAACTCACATGGGTTGATCTGGTGGTGTTAGTTTGGGACATTGAAATATGCCCTTCTTAAAGTTTTAGTTTTGATTCTTCCAGTGTCAATTTCGATAGACTCAATTGACTTCTTCAAAGAAACAAGAAGACTTTTGTAATTTTCCTCAACATATTTAGTACACTACTTCTGTTCACCATTTTTGCATGCTTACAAATTTGAGCTAAAGGTTTTGACATGTGAGtggaaaattattttgatgGATTGGTGAAGATGATGGTGGAATGAAAATGTGATCTTTGAAGGAAACAGTGGCAGAAGCTGGGTGTGCGGGGGAGCCATGGAACCccccattttaaaaaaataacaataataatttatagtatggattttttttatatgagcAAAATCACTTAATTTTCTACATGTATATTACGTTTtgatgacataattttttttttttggtcatagATGACAGAATTCTTAATTTTACATGTTCTCTTTACATATCATTTATTTGGTTAAAGGAATTGATAttaacttaataaataataatctagagaaataaacaataaaatatatatatatatggtacaTAATTGAT containing:
- the LOC11415246 gene encoding 7-deoxyloganetin glucosyltransferase isoform X1, coding for MSYFVDKKPHAVLIPYPLQGHINPLLKLAKLLHLKGFHITFVNTEYNHNRLLKSRGSNSLDGFTDFVFETIQDGLTPMEGNGDVSQDLASLCQSVGKNFIQPFGELLRRIHDSADAGLIPPVTCLVADFYMPFTIQVAEENALPILLFSPASACNFLTTFHFRTIFDKGLIPLKDCIPGLQNFRLKDLPDIIRVEDRKDPILEFVIEVGDSLHKASAIIFNTYDELESDVMNALYSVFPSLYTIGPLPSLLNQTSHNHLASLGSNLWKEDTKCLEWLESKGLESVVYVSFGSITVMTQEQLLEFAWGLANSKKPFLWIIRPDLVIGGSFIMSSEFEKEISDRGLIASWCPQEQVLNHPSIGGFLTHCGWNSTVESVLAGVPMLCWPFYGDQPINCRYICNIWEIGIEIDTNVKREEVEKLINELMVGDKGKKMRQNVAELKKKAEENTSIGGCSYMNLDKVIKEVLLKKY
- the LOC11415246 gene encoding 7-deoxyloganetin glucosyltransferase isoform X2, which translates into the protein MSYFVDKKPHAVLIPYPLQGHINPLLKLAKLLHLKGFHITFVNTEYNHNRLLKSRGSNSLDGFTDFVFETIQDGLTPMEGNGDVSQDLASLCQSVGKNFIQPFGELLRRIHDSADAGLIPPVTCLVADFYMPFTIQVAEENALPILLFSPASACNFLTTFHFRTIFDKGLIPLKGLQNFRLKDLPDIIRVEDRKDPILEFVIEVGDSLHKASAIIFNTYDELESDVMNALYSVFPSLYTIGPLPSLLNQTSHNHLASLGSNLWKEDTKCLEWLESKGLESVVYVSFGSITVMTQEQLLEFAWGLANSKKPFLWIIRPDLVIGGSFIMSSEFEKEISDRGLIASWCPQEQVLNHPSIGGFLTHCGWNSTVESVLAGVPMLCWPFYGDQPINCRYICNIWEIGIEIDTNVKREEVEKLINELMVGDKGKKMRQNVAELKKKAEENTSIGGCSYMNLDKVIKEVLLKKY